AAGCGGCTTTTTCTTGGCTTTCATAATATTAGGTAATGACGCGTAGCGCGGCTCATTCAGGCGCAGATCGACCGTCACAATCGCGGGCATGGCAATTTCCAGATGCTCAAGACCACCATCGACTTCGCGGATGATCTTGGCCTTGTCCCCACCAAGCTCAATGCCGGAAACGAATGTTCCTTGCGCCCAGCCAAGCAATGCGGCCAGCATCTGACCAGTCTGGTTGCAATCATCATCAATCGCTTGTTTGCCAACCAGCACCAATTCAGGGGCTTCTTTATCGACAATGGCTTTCAGAAGTTTGGCAACCGCCAGCGGTTCAACATCATGCGAGGCTTCGATATGGATGCCACGGTCAGCCCCCATGGCCAAAGCCGTACGGATGGTTTCCTGATTCTGGCTTGGGCCAATTGACACGGCAACAACTTCGGTGGCTGTGCCTGCTTCACGAAGACGCAATGCCTGTTCAACAGCAATTTCATCAAATGGATTCATTGCCATTTTGACATTAGCCAGCTCGACACCAGACTGGTCTGCTTTGACTCGCACCTTCACGTTATAGTCGATCACCCGTTTTACCGGTACCAATATTTTCATTCTATTTCTCCAGTTCGAAAACAAACCTAGCTAAGATTAGATGAGCCAAAACTAGACTGACTACCATAAAGAATCTGTCTAATTCTGCCCAGAATTTTGTCCGGGACGCCATAAAACGTCAGTCTTGCCATTTTCATTCAGCCGTCGCGCCAGAACAAACAGATGATCTGACAGACGATTGACATATTGCATGGCTGGCACATTGACAACTTCTTCGGCGGATAATTCGGTCATATGGCGTTCCGCACGGCGTACAACGGTACGTGCCAGATGCAACCATGCTGACGCGTTGCTACCCCCCGGCAGAATAAAGGAATTGAGCGGTTGCAGATCTGCATTCATCATATCAATCTCATCCTCCAGCCGCTGCACCTGTATTTCGGTGATCCGCAAGGCAGGCTGGTCGGTTTCTGGTGTGGCGATATCAGCACCCAGATCAAACAGATCATTTTGAATCCGTCCCAGCATGGCATCGGCCTCTTGCATGGCAGCATCTGCGGATGCGCCACAATGCAGACGCGCCAGACCAATAACCGAATTGGCTTCATCTACTTCGCCAAATGCCGAAGGTCTTCGGGCATGTTTGGATACGCGCATGCCATTGACCAGACTGGTGTCGCCGCCATCGCCTGTGCGTGTATAGATTTTGTTCAGTTTAACCATGGGAACCCCATATAATCTCTGGAAGATATATTATCAGCCGTTTGTTTTACGATACCACATGAGGCCAAGAATAATGATGAGCGCGAGGGCCTGAAAAATAATCCTGTAGCGCATGATGCGGTTTGAATTTTTAACATTATAATCACCACCGCGTGCCATTGTCATCACGCCCCATCCAAGAATAGCCGCAACAATCAGTAAAGCTGCGATTAAGATAATCTGATCAATCGACATGCTATTCCTGGCTCCTTAAAGAATAATGGGTCGCTAGTTGCTATATGTCAGCAATATCGACATTGAAACGCCGCGCCGCCGCAACAGCTGTATTACGCAAAAGACAGGCGATGGTCATCGGCCCAACACCGCCTGGTACAGGCGTGATCGCACCAGCCTTAGCGGCAGCCGAATCATAGTCAACATCACCAGTCAGGCGGAATTTACCTTCGCCGCGCTCGGGTGCTGCAACACGGTTAATGCCCACATCAATGACCGTCGCGCCTGGTTTGACATAATCACCATCAATCATTTCAGCACGGCCAACTGCCGCTACCAGAATGTCGGCACGCGCACAAACCTCTTTGAGATCCTTGGTACGCGAATGCGCGATCGTCACAGTGCAGCTTTCCTTTAGCAGTAACTGCGCCATTGGCTTGCCGACAATATTCGACCGGCCAACAACAACGGCATTCAGGCCTGACAGGCTGCCAAGCTGATCACGTAATAACAACAGACATCCATAAGGCGTGCAGGGCACCAGTGAATCCTGTCCAGTGGCCAGCAAACCGGCATTCACCACATGGAAACCGTCAACGTCTTTTTCCGGTGCCACGGCATTGATCACCGCATCTTCGTCAATCTGGTCAGGAAGCGGAAGCTGGACAAGGATGCCATCGACAGCGTCGTCGTTATTCATCTCTTCGATAAGTGCCAACAAAGTGGCCTGATCTGTATCAGCGTCAAGCCTATGTTCGATCGAGCGCATGCCTGCCGCCTCGGTGCGTTCGATTTTATTACGCACATAGACTTTGCTTGCTGAATTTTCACCAACAAGCACAACAGCAAGCGCCGGGGGACGGCCAATCGCATTCTTGATTTTGCTGGCTTCTACAGCAACGGTTTCAACCAGTTTTTCCGAAAATGCTTTTCCGTCGATGATCTTTGTTTCCATGGCTATTTATAACTCCCCTGTAAAATATATCTTATAATTATTGGTTATATATGGATATGCAGACGCAATTAAATAGATAGTGGTGCTAGGTCTAAGTGACGCAGGTGATTATGGCTTAGGCAAGGCTGTTGATAAGCAAATTTCGAATGAACTGCGCGGCTAAAAACAGCACAATCGGACTTAGGTCAATGCCCCCTATATCAGGTAAATAGCGGCGCACCTGACGCAAAATTGGTTCATGCAAACGCGCCAAGACATTGATGATCATGCGCACGGCAGGTTGCCATGGATTGATGATTTTAAACGCAATAAGCCAGCTCGACATAATGTAGGCCAGAAGCGTCCAAATATAGATATTTATGATCTGGTCGATAAGTATAATGACCGCATACATGCTGTTATCTCGCTTTATTCATTTATGTTCGCACTCTAAACCCAAGCGGTACGCGATTTCAATCCCAACATAGTATCAATAATCATACTTTAAATGAGCTTGCCCTTTTGATTATCAGTTGGTTTGACAAACACTGGCCGAGGGTTGAATTATTCTATTATACCCATAGATACAAAGATGATCTGTATTCGTGACAGATAGGAAACACCGCAAGGATTTGCAATTGTCTGAAAAACACCAAAATAACCCGCCTGAAAATGAACAGCATGCCGGTGCAGGCCGTGGACATAGCCAAAGACCTTTTCTTTTGATTGTTGGCATATTGTTATTTGCCGGATTGGCAGGCGGTATTTTCATGCTCGCCAATCGACAGGCAGAAACAAGCGGACTGGGATTTCCAGATTTTGAAGACTCGTCTTTCACACTGCTTGACCAGAACGCGCAGAAGGTTGCCAATGCCGATTTTGCAGGGCGTCCGATCGCATTGTTTTTTGGCTATAGTTATTGTCCGGATGTCTGTCCGATGACGCTAACCGTACTTGGCAGTGCGCTTGATGAGGTCAAAGCCGCCGGAATGTCTGGTGATGATTTACAAATACTGTTTATGACTGTTGATCCGGAACGTGACACGCCCGAACAGCTTGCCGCTTATCTCAGCCTGTTCGATATGAAGGTGACCGGACTAACAGGTGATAAAACGTCTGTTGCCAAAGCGCTTGGTAATTTTGGGGCCTATGCCCAGCAGGTCGAGACCAGTTCGGGTGATATTCTGTTTGATCATAGTTCGGCGGTATATCTGTATCGCGCGAATGGAAAATTCAAAGGTACGATCGTTTATAATGAGCCACACCGTTTTGTTGTCGAAAAGATAAAATCGATTCTAGAGTGAATCAACACTCAAAAAACATAATAAAATTAAATAGTTGACTAACTTTTCGTTCTGCCTTTCAATTTCCTGCGGAAGATAGGTTGAAAGATGGTGAATTATATTTCGTGCGCGCGATCATCTCATCACTATTTATATCAGCTTGTTATTATCTCGCCATTGGCATGATGGCTTTGACATCATATGCCGCCTGCGCTGCACCTGACTCGCAGTCATTAGAAGAACATAAAAACACGCATAGCCATGCTATCACGCATGTTCCTGCGCTATCGGATGAAGATATTTTATCTTACGCCGCTATGATCAGGCGCGTTTCTGACAAAGGTGCGGATGATGCCGCACTGTCATTGGCAAAAAGAGGCACGGAGCTGGTGCCTGAATCGGTGCTTTTGCGCATCATTCTGGCAAAACTTTACATTGACGCCAGACAATGCCGACGCGCTGTTCCGCATCTGACCTATGCGCATGATATAATGAATCGGCAATCAGAACGATTTGCCAACAGCCGTCACCGTCAGGTAATTGATCGCCTGCGGAAACTGTGCGCATCAACTATCCAGAATGTTGCTTTCATGTCGATGAAAGGGCAACGTTCGTCGTCTTTGCTTGACCGGCTTGGTGGTGACATTGTGCCAATTGACAAAGGGTCACTGTTTGATCGCTATTGTCAGGCGCTGGGATCTCTATGTGCGCATCATGGCCATGCTGACCTGAAGCAAGGTGATCGTGGCGGTACGTCAATCTGGCTTCATGTTGGCACGATGAGCCGAATTCGGAGCTATGACGTATGGACGCCTACACTCAGGACACATATTTTTCACAAGCTGAATAGCAAGCCGCATTACGGATTACGGGGTGCAAAAATACAGTTGGATATGAAGCGGCGTGTTGGTGATAAAAAACGATTTGATGCCAGCCTGTCAGCGCAATCAGCGATTGCCCAACAAGGTGCCGAAAGACCAAAGCAAGCCCATGAGGCATGGCGTATGGGCTTGACTCTGCGTCATTTCATGACCCAAAAAACAAATATAGGTACAGGCATAGCCCACATGCGAATCCAGCAGAATATGCGCCATAGCAAACGATTTGAGACGCGTCTGGAAATCGCCACCAAGGTCACAAACTATCTGCAAGCCGAAGCCAGCGTGATATGGACAAGAACATTGAGAAAAAGCGGGGCTTTATCATCGCTTGGCCGGGATGTGCATTGTGGCGTATCTCTGGATCTGACCCCATGGATATTTACTGGGTCAAGCATACGTCAGACAAAGACAGAGTTTGCCAGACCGCTGGCCTATTTACGTGAAGCCCATCAGGTCAGCCGTCGGGAGTTTGCTACGAATATTGGTGTTCATCTGACAAAGGATAAAACCTCACTGATTGACCTGCATTTCGTTCGTACCAAATCCGTATCACATTACAGTCCGGATCATTTCACCAACGATGCGGTAATTATCTATTTCCAGCATATTTTCTGAAAGATACCAGCAAATATATAAGTAAATTTATATTTATTTTATGGTTGAAAAACACTTGATTAGATAAAGCGCGGATCGCTTCCATAAAGATTATTCATGAGTACTATATACCTCGAACCAGACATTTATCTGGACGAAAATTTTGTAATATGCCGACGTGAGATCTGATGATGGGTTGATACTCGGCTGGAAGGAAATCCATCATGAGAATTCTATTTGGCTATGCGAATGGCGTATGTCGTGACTTTGTGCAGAATCACTTACTTGACGATCTTTCAAAAATTCAGGTCATGACCGCAAGCACACTTGGTCAATGTATCGAACTGACTGGTGACGCCAAAGACATAGATGTAGTGGCGCTGGATCTTAATATGCCGGATATGAAAGGCGTGCAGGGGCTGTCGCGGATGCGGGGGGCGTTACCGAATGAAGTGCCTGTCGCGCTGATGGGTCACACGCTTGACCCTCAACAGATGCGCGACGCTTTACGCCTGGGTGCCGCTGGGTTTTTACCTTATTCAATGACATCGGATGCTTTGCTTAGCGCGTTACGCCTGATGGCCAGTGGCGAAATTTTTATTCCGGTGAGTGTCGCCGAACATGTTCAGATCGCCAAGCCATCCACTGCTAAAGACACATTCCTTAGCAAGCGCGAACGTGAAGTGCTGGATGGTTTGCTGTCTGGACATTCAAACAAGCAAATTGCCGAACGGATTGGTCTCAGCGAAGTGACCATCAAATATCATCTTAAAAGCCTGCGCTCAAAACTGGGTGCCCGCAACCGAACGCATGCGGCTTTGCGCGCCATCGAACTGGGTATCGGATAGCCGCGATCATCTATCGATCTTCGTTTCACTTCGACCGGATGATGCTTGATATAAGCCGCGATCATCTATCGATCTTCGTTTCACTTCGACCGGATGATGCTTGATATAAGCCGCGATCATCTATCGATCTTCGTTTCACTTCGACCGGATGATGCTTAACGATTCTGCCGGTTTTCGATCAGATCATCTACAACGGCTGGATCAGTCAATGTTGATGTGTCACCAAGCTGGTCAAATTCATTTGCCGCAATTTTTCGCAATATCCGCCGCATAATCTTGCCTGACCGCGTTTTGGGTAATTGCGGTGCCCATTGCAACAAGTCAGGGGTTGCGATCGGCCCAATTTCTTTGCGCGTCCATTGACGTAATTCGGCAAGCAAAGCGTCGCTGGCCTCAATACCAGCGACCAATGTGACATAGGCATATATGCCCTGTCCCTTAATATCATGTGGATAGCCAACCACCGCTGCCTCGGCGACATGTTGATGCGCGACCAAGGCAGACTCGATCTCGGCGGTGCCCATACGATGCCCCGAAACATTCAGAACATCATCGACACGTCCGGTGATCCAGTAATAGCCATCTTCATCACGCCGGGCGCCATCACCAGTGAAATAGCGGCCGGGGAACGTGGTGAAATAGGTTTCAATAAAACGCTGATGATCACCATAAACCGTCCGCATCTGGCCTGGCCATGAATGATCGATACACAGATTGCCCTCGACAGCACCGTCCAGCGGATTATTGTCGCCATCGACCAACACCGGCTTGACCCCAAAGAAAGGCCGGGTTGCCGATCCGGGTTTGGTGGCCGTTGCGCCAGGCAAAGGCGTAATCATGATGCCGCCGGTTTCGGTCTGCCACCATGTATCGACAATTGGACAGCGTTTTTCACCAACCACCTCGTGATACCACATCCAGGCTTCGGGATTGATCGGCTCGCCCACGGTGCCTAGCAGGCGAAGTGATGAGCGATCACATGTCTTGACGGGGGCATCACCTTCACGCATCAAGGCGCGGATAGCGGTTGGCGCGGTATAGAAAATATTGACCTTGTGCTTTTCGACAACCTGCCAGAAGCGTGAACTGTCAGGATAGGTAGGCACGCCCTCGAACATTAGCGAAACGGCACCATTCGCCAGTGGTCCATATACGATATAGCTATGACCCGTCACCCAGCCAACATCGGCCGTGCACCAGTAGATTTCATTATCATGATAATCAAATACATAATGATGCGTCATCGAGGCATAGACCATATAGCCACCGGTTGTATGTAAAACCCCTTTGGGTTTGCCTGTTGATCCCGATGTATAGAGAATGAACATCGGATCTTCGGCATTCATTTCTTCGGGTGGGCAATCAGCCGCTGCCACTTGCATCGCTTCATGGTACCAGACATCACGGCCTTCAACCCAGGCAATGTTGCCGCCCGTGCGCTTGACCACAATGCAGGATGTGCAGTCAGGACAATTTGCCAGCGCCGCATCCGTATTGGCTTTAAGCGGAATAGGCTTGCCACCACGAACACCTTCATCGGCGGTGATTACCATATTCGAATCGCAATCCTGAATTCGGCCGGCTAGCGCATCTGGCGAAAATCCGCCAAACACAACCGAATGTACCGCGCCAATGCGTACACAGGCAAGCATCGCCACGGTGGCTTCGGGGATCATCGGCATATAGATGGTTATGCGATCACCTTTTTTGGCGCCGTTTGCTTTGAGCACATTGGCAAATTTGCAGACCTCTTCATGCAGTTCGCGATATGAGATATGCCGGTGATCATTCGGATCGTCGCCTTCCCAAATGATCGCAGTCTGATCGCCGCGGCTTTGTAAATGCCGGTCAAGACAGTTGACCGATGCGTTCAAAGTGCCATCAGCATACCAGTTGATATGCAGATTACCGGCATCATAGGAAACATCACTGACCTGACTATAGGGTTTTATCCAGTCGATACGCTTGCCATGCTCATCCCAGAACGCATCCGGATCGGCAATCGACGCCTCATATAGGGCTTTATATTGTGCGTCATCCGCATGTGCCTGTGTTGCCAGTTCCTGACTTGGCGTGAAAACTGAATCTGCGTCCATTGACCTCTCCATCGTCGGCGTTAGCCTGTTTAGTTCAGCCTATTAACTGGAAGGCGTGATGGCAAGGCTGAGATGCACAGAATTTGTGGCTTAAAGGTCAGGAAGCGTTTCACCACGGGCAAGAGCATCAATAAGGGCTTCGGCATCGTCGCGGTTGGTAACGCTCAGAACCTGGTGACAAATGCGCATTGCAAAGCCAGCACGTGCGAGTGAGCCAAGATGCCGGTTGCGTAAAACCTGAGGATCGGTTGTGCTGGATGTTGTTGTAAAAACCCCAAGCCGCCGCCGCTGTGCAAACCGGAAAGCGGCCAGCAATTCGCCATCTTCGACATGTTCGTCGGCTTCATCAATGGCGGCATCAATATCGTCATTAGTGATGTCATGCTGGCGCAAACGTTGCCGAATGACGCGAGCCGAACGACCCTGATTACGCTGGCTGCGCGCTTGACTACGGGCATAGACATCATCCTGCACATATCCAAATTCGGCGCATTGGGCGATGGTTTCGGCAATCGCGGCGTCGATATCGGCAGCATCGGCATCGGCAAGTTTGCGCGTCGCAAAACGTGCCAGCACCTGACCCAGCCGGTGCTGGGATGTGGCATAGCGGCCAAGATAATGCACAGCTTTATTCATAAGCCGTTTTTTAATCCTGGTTTGATCCATATTGCCATATCGCTATCTGCTGGTTGTATCGAGCACGGTTGCTATCGAGACCGGCACTAGTCTATGCCGAAACCATGCCGATGCCAAACTAGATGTCAATTGCCATAGTGGGTTTCTAGGCATTGCGCTTTTGCATCGCTGTGCTTATTTTGGCGGCATGAACAAAATGGCCAAAAACAAGCGGACGCTGGATCAAGCGGCACTTTCATCATCGGATACGGATAAGCTATCGGACGAAATGACGGATAGCTATATCATACGACCGGTCAAAATCGGCAAACTCAACGCTATTGGCATGTATACTTTGTATATGCGCGAAGTGCGGCGCTTCATGAAAATTCTGATGCAAACGCTGATTGCGCCGGTCATGACATCGGTTTTGTTTCTGATGGTGTTTGCCGTGGCGGTGGGTGATCGTGCCAATCTGACTGTTGGTGTTGATTTTGTAACCTTTCTTACCCCCGGGCTGGTGATGATGAATTTGTTGCAGAATGCCTTTGCCAACACCTCTTCATCACTTGTCGTTGGCAAGGTGCAAGGCACGATCGTTGATGTGCTGATGCCGCCGCTTGGCGCTGGTGAAGTGCTGGCTGCCATGTCATTAGCTGGGGTGACGCGGGGTGTCATGGTTGGCGCGGTGACAGCATGCGCGTTGGTCATATTGGGCGGGGGCAGCTTGCCAAATGCGCCATTTACAGCTTTGTTATTCATGTTTCTGGGGGCTTTGGTGATGGCCTTTGCCGGAATTCTGGCAGGAATATGGGCCAATAAATTTGACGAGATGGCGGCGATCACTAATTTTGTTATTCAGCCATTGGCCTTTCTGTCAGGAACATTTTATTCGATCAACCGTTTGCCAGCCCCCTTTGATACGATCGCGGCGCTGAATCCGGTATTTTACGCGATTGACGGGTTTCGCTTTGGCATGATCGGGGTGGCTGACCGGCCGTTGCTAACAGGCATTATATGTCTTGTTAGCCTCAATCTGGTGCTGGGTATTTTATGTTACCGGGCACTGAAATCAGGCTATCGTTTGAAAAGCTAGTCACACATCGTATCGAAAATGTTATAAGAGCGCTGATTGATGCTCTGCCTGGGTACCAAAATAGATAAGGATAAAATCTAATGGCCGAAACACGTAATCAGAATGACGGCATTTTGCCTGTACAAGCGCTTCGCGCCGCGGCAGATGCGGGGATTATTCTTTCGGGTGACAATGATTTTATCGATGGCCAGCTGCAACCGGCCAGCCTTGATTTGCGGCTTGGTGCCGAGGCCTGGCGTGTACAGGCGTCGTTCTTGCCGGGCGCCGATAGTACGGTAGCACAGAAGCTGGACAAATTCGCCATGCATAAGATCGATCTGAGCGCTGGTGCGGTGCTGGAACGTGGCTGCGTTTATATCGTCAAATTACAGGAGTCACTGGCGCTTAGTGCGGATCTGTCTGCCATGGCGAATCCGAAAAGCTCGACTGGTCGACTGGATATTTTCACCCGTCTGATTACCGATAATGCGCTGGAATTCGAAACGGTCAGCAAAGGGTATCATGGCCCGCTTTATGCTGAAATCTCGCCGCGCACTTTTTCGGTTTTGGTACGGGCTGGATCGCGGTTGTCGCAATTGCGTCTGCGCCGTGGTGAACCCCATATTTCGGATGATATGATGCAGGATCTGCAACGCAAGGTTGGGCTTGTGCATGGCACCGATGCGCCGGATATCCGTGATGGTATTGCTTTGTCGGTCAATCTGGCACCAGACACACAAAGCGGCATGATCGGCTGGCGTGCGCGTAAACATGCAGGGCTGATCGATATTGATGCGCCTGCCAGTGTT
This window of the Candidatus Puniceispirillum marinum IMCC1322 genome carries:
- a CDS encoding electron transfer flavoprotein subunit beta/FixA family protein yields the protein MKILVPVKRVIDYNVKVRVKADQSGVELANVKMAMNPFDEIAVEQALRLREAGTATEVVAVSIGPSQNQETIRTALAMGADRGIHIEASHDVEPLAVAKLLKAIVDKEAPELVLVGKQAIDDDCNQTGQMLAALLGWAQGTFVSGIELGGDKAKIIREVDGGLEHLEIAMPAIVTVDLRLNEPRYASLPNIMKAKKKPLDSISVEELGVDVSPRLTTVKVEEPETRSAGIKVSDVGELVDKLKNEAKVI
- a CDS encoding 2'-deoxycytidine 5'-triphosphate deaminase, which codes for MAETRNQNDGILPVQALRAAADAGIILSGDNDFIDGQLQPASLDLRLGAEAWRVQASFLPGADSTVAQKLDKFAMHKIDLSAGAVLERGCVYIVKLQESLALSADLSAMANPKSSTGRLDIFTRLITDNALEFETVSKGYHGPLYAEISPRTFSVLVRAGSRLSQLRLRRGEPHISDDMMQDLQRKVGLVHGTDAPDIRDGIALSVNLAPDTQSGMIGWRARKHAGLIDIDAPASVSVNEFWEQLTPDDLTAGGLVLNPDEFYILASREFVTVPKDHAAEMRAYDTRVGEFRAHYAGFFDPGFGVAEIGATPTRAVLEVRSHDVPFLIEQDQTVCRLVYEPMSAIPETLYGSGGSGSNYQSQGLRLAKHFIQD
- a CDS encoding cob(I)yrinic acid a,c-diamide adenosyltransferase; protein product: MVKLNKIYTRTGDGGDTSLVNGMRVSKHARRPSAFGEVDEANSVIGLARLHCGASADAAMQEADAMLGRIQNDLFDLGADIATPETDQPALRITEIQVQRLEDEIDMMNADLQPLNSFILPGGSNASAWLHLARTVVRRAERHMTELSAEEVVNVPAMQYVNRLSDHLFVLARRLNENGKTDVLWRPGQNSGQN
- the acs gene encoding acetate--CoA ligase yields the protein MDADSVFTPSQELATQAHADDAQYKALYEASIADPDAFWDEHGKRIDWIKPYSQVSDVSYDAGNLHINWYADGTLNASVNCLDRHLQSRGDQTAIIWEGDDPNDHRHISYRELHEEVCKFANVLKANGAKKGDRITIYMPMIPEATVAMLACVRIGAVHSVVFGGFSPDALAGRIQDCDSNMVITADEGVRGGKPIPLKANTDAALANCPDCTSCIVVKRTGGNIAWVEGRDVWYHEAMQVAAADCPPEEMNAEDPMFILYTSGSTGKPKGVLHTTGGYMVYASMTHHYVFDYHDNEIYWCTADVGWVTGHSYIVYGPLANGAVSLMFEGVPTYPDSSRFWQVVEKHKVNIFYTAPTAIRALMREGDAPVKTCDRSSLRLLGTVGEPINPEAWMWYHEVVGEKRCPIVDTWWQTETGGIMITPLPGATATKPGSATRPFFGVKPVLVDGDNNPLDGAVEGNLCIDHSWPGQMRTVYGDHQRFIETYFTTFPGRYFTGDGARRDEDGYYWITGRVDDVLNVSGHRMGTAEIESALVAHQHVAEAAVVGYPHDIKGQGIYAYVTLVAGIEASDALLAELRQWTRKEIGPIATPDLLQWAPQLPKTRSGKIMRRILRKIAANEFDQLGDTSTLTDPAVVDDLIENRQNR
- a CDS encoding regulatory protein RecX, which encodes MNKAVHYLGRYATSQHRLGQVLARFATRKLADADAADIDAAIAETIAQCAEFGYVQDDVYARSQARSQRNQGRSARVIRQRLRQHDITNDDIDAAIDEADEHVEDGELLAAFRFAQRRRLGVFTTTSSTTDPQVLRNRHLGSLARAGFAMRICHQVLSVTNRDDAEALIDALARGETLPDL
- a CDS encoding LuxR C-terminal-related transcriptional regulator → MRILFGYANGVCRDFVQNHLLDDLSKIQVMTASTLGQCIELTGDAKDIDVVALDLNMPDMKGVQGLSRMRGALPNEVPVALMGHTLDPQQMRDALRLGAAGFLPYSMTSDALLSALRLMASGEIFIPVSVAEHVQIAKPSTAKDTFLSKREREVLDGLLSGHSNKQIAERIGLSEVTIKYHLKSLRSKLGARNRTHAALRAIELGIG
- the folD gene encoding bifunctional methylenetetrahydrofolate dehydrogenase/methenyltetrahydrofolate cyclohydrolase FolD, whose protein sequence is METKIIDGKAFSEKLVETVAVEASKIKNAIGRPPALAVVLVGENSASKVYVRNKIERTEAAGMRSIEHRLDADTDQATLLALIEEMNNDDAVDGILVQLPLPDQIDEDAVINAVAPEKDVDGFHVVNAGLLATGQDSLVPCTPYGCLLLLRDQLGSLSGLNAVVVGRSNIVGKPMAQLLLKESCTVTIAHSRTKDLKEVCARADILVAAVGRAEMIDGDYVKPGATVIDVGINRVAAPERGEGKFRLTGDVDYDSAAAKAGAITPVPGGVGPMTIACLLRNTAVAAARRFNVDIADI
- a CDS encoding ABC transporter permease, producing MPYRYLLVVSSTVAIETGTSLCRNHADAKLDVNCHSGFLGIALLHRCAYFGGMNKMAKNKRTLDQAALSSSDTDKLSDEMTDSYIIRPVKIGKLNAIGMYTLYMREVRRFMKILMQTLIAPVMTSVLFLMVFAVAVGDRANLTVGVDFVTFLTPGLVMMNLLQNAFANTSSSLVVGKVQGTIVDVLMPPLGAGEVLAAMSLAGVTRGVMVGAVTACALVILGGGSLPNAPFTALLFMFLGALVMAFAGILAGIWANKFDEMAAITNFVIQPLAFLSGTFYSINRLPAPFDTIAALNPVFYAIDGFRFGMIGVADRPLLTGIICLVSLNLVLGILCYRALKSGYRLKS
- a CDS encoding YggT family protein, with protein sequence MYAVIILIDQIINIYIWTLLAYIMSSWLIAFKIINPWQPAVRMIINVLARLHEPILRQVRRYLPDIGGIDLSPIVLFLAAQFIRNLLINSLA
- a CDS encoding SCO family protein; the encoded protein is MSEKHQNNPPENEQHAGAGRGHSQRPFLLIVGILLFAGLAGGIFMLANRQAETSGLGFPDFEDSSFTLLDQNAQKVANADFAGRPIALFFGYSYCPDVCPMTLTVLGSALDEVKAAGMSGDDLQILFMTVDPERDTPEQLAAYLSLFDMKVTGLTGDKTSVAKALGNFGAYAQQVETSSGDILFDHSSAVYLYRANGKFKGTIVYNEPHRFVVEKIKSILE
- a CDS encoding twin transmembrane helix small protein → MSIDQIILIAALLIVAAILGWGVMTMARGGDYNVKNSNRIMRYRIIFQALALIIILGLMWYRKTNG